The Haemorhous mexicanus isolate bHaeMex1 chromosome 5, bHaeMex1.pri, whole genome shotgun sequence genome contains a region encoding:
- the PRB4 gene encoding basic salivary proline-rich protein 4: MYKPPSQAPAGLPGRAGTQGQSRARPLGTSRPLPEPRAGQNPPAAWLCRVLAEGAFCVWGSERALRHPSSPAPPTSPASGGSSRTGRPFHASAAAVTLSRSRAPPVRPRPPRAQRFPHAQHRPPGIPSPPSHLGSAGRPGERRGLRASRPAANRPRRPPLPGPAHLRREGACARAGLSPAPAGRQRAAPGTCGGRGEPGSRPREGNSAGQSRPERRSAPAEPRAARLPHRGLGERRGTSGITATQHSFLKSSSQCAALTSGSASCGAVPGLQGFPGSRCSHTAQRVPSWEQPLRDKGWHPDTHSLPRESLIPYISASISKETKQADCCKFLKHQSRQILHLY, translated from the exons ATGTACAAA CCACCTTCGCAGGCACCCGCTGGCCTTCCCGGCAGAGcgggcacacagggacagagccgTGCCCGGCCCCTTGGCACATCCCGCCCGCTGCCCGAGCCACGGGCCGGGCAAAACCCACCTGCCGCTTGGCTTTGCCGGGTCCTGGCTGAGGGGGCATTTTGTGTTTGGGGTTCGGAGAGGGCTCTCCGACATCCCTCCAGCCCCGCTCCGCCGACATCCCCCGCCTCAGGCGGCTCCAGCCGGACAGGGCGGCCCTTCCACGCCTCGGCGGCCGCCGTCACCCTCTCACGCTCCCGGGCCCCGCCGGTCCGCCCGCGGCCCCCCAGAGCACAGCGCTTCCCTCATGCCCAGCACCGGCCCCCCGGGATCCCCTCACCGCCTTCCCACCTCGGCAGCGCCGGCCGTCCTGGGGAGCGCCGCGGGCTCCGCGCCTCCCGGCCCGCGGCGAACCGGCCCCgccggcctcccctgcccggccccgcgcaCCTGCGGAGGGAGGGCGCTTGTgcccgggcagggctgagcccggcCCCGGCAGGGCGGCAGCGAGCGGCGCCGGGCACCTGCGGCGGCCGGGGTGAGCCGGGATCCCGCCCGAGGGAGGGGAACAGCGCAGGGCAGAGCCGTCCCGAGCGGCGCTCTGCGCCCGCCGAGCCCCGGGCAGCGCGGCTCCCTCACCGCGGCCTCGGGGAGCGGCGGGGGACGAGCGGAATCACCGCTACACAGCACTCGTTCTTGAag AGCAGTTCACAGTGCGCGGCCCTGACTTCGGGCTCTGCGTCCTGCGGTGCCGTTCCCGGACTCCAGGGATTTCCAGGATCCAGGTGCTCGCACACGGCTCAGCGCGTCCCCTCCTGGGAACAGCCGCTTCGGGATAAGGGGTGGCATCCCGACACCCACTCCTTACCCAG AGAGTCCCTGATTCCCTACATATCTGCCAGCATTTCCAAGGAAACTAAGCAAGCAGACTGCTGCAAATTTCTGAAGCATCAATCAAGGCAAATTCTGCATTTGTACTGA